A single genomic interval of Sceloporus undulatus isolate JIND9_A2432 ecotype Alabama chromosome 2, SceUnd_v1.1, whole genome shotgun sequence harbors:
- the LOC121920565 gene encoding uncharacterized protein LOC121920565, with the protein MDSFSSLPPYYQLFGNSTPKGWRVSSLETMCLAIVAENMKPVWVNYMADVHIQELIQSMNMSNRLTPAMLHAFLVPNLTVLNLNICQQLVDKTIVQTIRVQCKNLSTLNLHGCIQIPVEALVDLIKGLRCLTKLDLSETECDTEVLLAVGSSCQKLRELNISNCRRLSPYSLFYLAYDDDTCSFCCPELERLSVTGLTSRVKHQDLIWSLVFVLLVLPKLKVLTHELLEETLHLIHSKKFDRTQMPCEYSSLIQLAWCRTFTHTKKGRITLPLQEVHDVCASSLPVIFAMCPQLTKLTVIPPDGQSMSQSSLSYCSLTHLTINCREMNQTKLRELLPVTAVLGVRLQSLSISNVIFWDELSFPTLLSHCANLHKFSASFSTLPGPGHSRQLTVQEADCTDFSLAPLKFPWLSDFSLEYIHTRYPLPSQHQKILRECLLSLLKHSQVLEVLNLVHLPFRICEVFEKVLDPPGSALLRLCELSVVGYKVPVHTIRQLLSSENQLSHLHISCCSRFGRKVYNETFWRD; encoded by the exons ATGGACAGCTTCTCCTCCCTACCGCCATACTATCAACTTTTTGG GAACTCCACGCCGAAGGGTTGGAGGGTCAGTTCGCTGGAAACCATGTGTCTGGCGATTGTGGCTGAGAATATGAAGCCCGTCTGGGTCAATTACATGG ctGATGTCCACATCCAGGAGCTGATCCAGTCAATGAACATGAGCAATCGCCTCACCCCTGCTATGCTGCATGCATTCCTTGTACCAAATCTAACAGTGCTCAACCTGAACATCTGCCAACAGCTGGTTGACAAAACTATTGTCCAGACCATCAGAGTACAGTGCAAG AATTTGTCCACACTGAATCTCCATGGCTGTATTCAGATCCCTGTAGAGGCTCTGGTGGATCTCATAAAAGGTTTGCggtgtctcaccaaactggaCCTTTCAGAGACAGAGTGTGACACAGAAGTGTTATTAGCTGTGGGCTCTTCCTGCCAGAAGCTTCGTGAATTGAACATCTCCAACTGCAGGAGATTATCTCCGTATTCACTCTTCTATCTGGCCTATGATGATGATACATGCTCCTTCTGCTGCCCAGAATTAGAGAGGCTCAGTGTTACAGGATTGACATCCAGGGTAAAGCACCAAGACCTGATTTGGTCTCTGGTCTTTGTGCTGTTGGTATTACCCAAGCTGAAGGTCCTGACCCATGAACTTCTTGAAGAGACTCTGCATTTGATCCACAGTAAGAAGTTTGACCGTACTCAAATGCCGTGTGAGTATTCCTCTCTGATTCAGCTGGCATGGTGCAGAACATTCACCCACACAAAGAAAGGGAGAATTACACTACCCCTCCAGGAAGTACATGATGTGTGTGCATCCTCCTTGCCTGTCATCTTTGCCATGTGTCCACAACTGACAAAGTTGACAGTGATTCCACCAGATGGTCAAAGCATGAGCCAAAGCTCCTTATCCTACTGCAGTCTCACCCACCTGACTATCAATTGCAGGGAAATGAACCAAACGAAACTGAGAGAGCTTTTGCCAGTGACAGCAGTCCTTGGAGTTCGACTTCAATCCCTCTCAATCAGCAATGTTATTTTTTGGGATGAGTTGTCTTTCCCTACCCTGCTGAGCCATTGCGCAAATCTCCACAAATTCAGCGCTTCCTTTTCCACTCTACCGGGGCCTGGACACAGCAGGCAGCTGACTGTGCAGGAAGCAGACTGCACAGACTTCAGTCTTGCACCTCTCAAATTTCCTTGGCTTTCTGATTTTTCCCTGGAGTACATCCACACAAGGTATCCCTTGCCTTCCCAGCATCAAAAGATATTGAGAGAATGCCTTCTGTCTCTGCTGAAACATTCCCAAGTCTTGGAAGTCTTGAATCTTGTCCACCTACCTTTTCGCATATGTGAGGTGTTTGAGAAGGTGCTAGACCCCCCTGGTAGTGCCTTGCTGCGTCTCTGTGAGCTCTCAGTTGTTGGCTACAAAGTGCCTGTTCACACCATCCGTCAGCTTCTATCCTCAGAGAATCAGCTGAGCCACCTCCACATATCTTGTTGCTCAAGGTTTGGTAGGAAAGTCTATAATGAGACCTTCTGGAGAGACTAG